The Desulfomicrobium orale DSM 12838 genome includes a window with the following:
- a CDS encoding type I polyketide synthase, which produces MADSMESGHIAVIGMAGRFPGAETIERFWENLASGADVRVSFTDEELEGVVSKNLLSDERFVRKGYVLGKVDQFDAAFWGYTPKEAETIDPQQRLFLECAWEALEDAGYVPGVPDQTIGVYASITPSSYLIPDNRTFPEQPMPFFDELIGNDKDYAASRVAYKLDLKGPAFSIQSACSSSLVSVATACQALLDYHCDMALTGGVSISLPEKLGYLAGQDGALSRDACCHAFDHRASGMMYGNGAGVVLLKRLEDAIEDGDYIYGVVRGFAVNNDGADKVGFTAPSVRGQEAVLGEALELSGVGPETVTFIETHGTGTPMGDPMEVRALESVYGSAATPCALGSVKTNVGHLNSAAGIAGFIRTMLSLERKTLTPILHFEKPNPEIHFETSRFYVNTELKPWDASPRRAGISSFGLGGTNCHMILEEAPVRTGSGPRRRWHPIPLSARTEEALDGMAERLAAFLEKHPETALEDVAYTLQRGRKAFDSRRVMVADTTEALAESLKNRRWTERLADPAAPPAAGNVYFMFPGVGSQHVGMGRELYETEPVYRDAVDECAELLLPLISEDIRDLLYASGEAAAEAERKLAGPTYTFASLFATEYALAQLWMHWGVRPAGCVGHSFGQYLAAVVADVFSLEDALSIAVKRGQLMDRVEEGAMLLLYASEDSIAPLLRDSLSIAAVNAEKLCTVSGRPGDIAALERELAGQRIHYRKVAATRAGHSALMDPILDEFRAALASIKLRAPRVPVLSNVSGSWLSEEDATSPDYWTAHIRRPVRFCENISAILKDKNAVLLEVGPGKALGTLAKRHADLNGQGIVFSMRDAGQDIEEGRALSAAYGALFLNGVNPGWYAGEQGGGRRIPLPTYPFQRQRHWAERADARAQGKRGGALASMMGKLMEKRGDIGTWFVLPQWEQSFDLRSLDPAPAEKRRFLLLADRCGVSGALARRLCEIGHEAALAEAGAAYGKDSSGIFFIRPGEEGDYKRLLQDLSAQGYEPDFIVHAWSVTEDGEGSGLEFCDELTARGYQSVIYLVRALSALGLDNRPVGLAVLSSGLYSVTGGETLSPEKAPVLGPCRVIPNEYLNIQSRNIDIDTPKAGVPLHPALLDAIIRDVTALRDVLEGEVDAAGFAGTVVYRGRRRWEQRFAHVPLPSAPVAEKAAIRRGGVYMITGGFGGVAFELSRYLVEGWGARLVLIGRTPLPPREEWDAWLSDHPGDDAVSERIVKMRTLETMGAECLMFAADVADLDQMLAVRDAVLERFGEINGVFHAASTVSSSMIQVQTDERAQAVIRTKVHGTLVLEKVLEKANPDFLMLFSSLCSYTAPLGFTDYSAACCFMDLHAQAVNGRLPYRVVSVNWGYWEGIGIGTVLLPKMMETVGEDVATHGILAREGMECISRILALPDAQVMVSTSDYPALVEELQRNAKNVLKNYAAFQAKAKVAKRPQLAVPYRAPETVVEQVIAAVWQEILGFDSVGIDDAFIELGGDSLHAIPMVSRLESIFHTKVPIRSLVTENTVSKLAAFLIGTEKKPGQTVRIAELFIKIKTMSADEVKAMLSRKG; this is translated from the coding sequence TGAACGGTTCGTCAGGAAAGGCTATGTTCTTGGCAAGGTGGACCAGTTCGATGCGGCGTTCTGGGGGTACACCCCGAAGGAGGCCGAAACCATCGACCCTCAGCAGCGGCTCTTTCTGGAGTGCGCGTGGGAGGCCCTTGAGGACGCGGGATATGTCCCCGGTGTCCCAGACCAGACCATCGGGGTTTACGCCAGCATCACGCCGAGCAGTTATCTCATTCCCGACAACAGGACCTTCCCGGAACAGCCGATGCCTTTTTTCGACGAGCTGATCGGCAATGACAAGGACTATGCGGCTTCCCGCGTCGCCTACAAGCTCGATCTGAAAGGCCCGGCTTTCAGCATCCAGAGCGCCTGCTCGAGTTCGCTGGTGAGCGTGGCGACGGCCTGCCAGGCTCTGTTGGATTACCATTGCGACATGGCCCTCACCGGTGGGGTATCGATTTCCTTGCCGGAAAAGCTCGGCTACCTGGCCGGACAGGATGGCGCGCTTTCACGCGATGCCTGCTGCCATGCCTTCGATCACCGGGCCTCCGGGATGATGTACGGTAACGGCGCGGGTGTCGTCCTGCTCAAGCGTCTTGAGGACGCCATAGAGGACGGCGATTACATTTATGGCGTTGTTCGCGGCTTTGCCGTGAACAACGACGGCGCGGACAAGGTCGGATTTACGGCTCCGAGCGTGCGGGGGCAGGAGGCTGTGTTGGGGGAGGCGCTGGAGTTGTCCGGAGTCGGGCCGGAAACGGTGACCTTCATCGAGACGCACGGCACGGGGACGCCCATGGGCGACCCGATGGAAGTCCGCGCTCTGGAAAGCGTGTACGGATCGGCGGCGACTCCGTGCGCGTTGGGTTCCGTCAAGACCAACGTGGGGCATCTCAATTCCGCTGCGGGCATCGCCGGATTCATTCGCACCATGCTCTCCCTCGAACGGAAAACGCTGACCCCGATCCTGCATTTTGAAAAACCGAATCCCGAAATCCATTTCGAAACCAGCCGGTTCTACGTCAATACGGAACTGAAGCCTTGGGACGCCTCGCCGCGCCGGGCGGGCATCAGCTCATTCGGCCTCGGCGGGACGAACTGCCACATGATTCTGGAAGAGGCTCCTGTGCGCACAGGTTCCGGCCCGCGCCGACGCTGGCATCCGATTCCCCTTTCGGCACGGACGGAGGAGGCCCTTGACGGTATGGCCGAACGGCTGGCGGCGTTTCTGGAAAAACATCCCGAGACCGCTCTGGAGGACGTCGCCTACACTCTGCAAAGGGGGCGCAAGGCTTTTGACTCTCGCCGCGTCATGGTCGCCGATACGACCGAAGCGCTCGCCGAGTCACTGAAGAATCGCCGCTGGACGGAGCGGCTGGCCGATCCCGCGGCCCCGCCTGCTGCGGGGAATGTGTATTTCATGTTCCCCGGAGTCGGTTCGCAGCATGTAGGCATGGGTCGGGAACTCTACGAAACCGAGCCGGTATATCGCGACGCTGTTGACGAGTGCGCGGAGCTGCTTCTGCCGCTCATTTCGGAAGACATCCGCGACCTTCTGTACGCTTCCGGCGAAGCAGCGGCCGAGGCGGAACGGAAACTCGCCGGACCAACCTACACCTTCGCCTCGCTGTTTGCCACGGAATATGCGCTGGCCCAGCTCTGGATGCACTGGGGTGTGCGGCCAGCCGGATGCGTCGGGCACAGCTTCGGCCAGTATCTGGCCGCCGTCGTCGCGGACGTGTTCTCTCTGGAGGACGCTTTGTCCATCGCCGTCAAACGCGGTCAGCTGATGGACAGGGTCGAGGAGGGGGCCATGCTTCTGCTGTATGCGTCCGAAGACAGCATCGCTCCGCTGCTGCGGGACAGCCTGTCCATCGCGGCAGTCAACGCCGAGAAACTGTGCACGGTCTCCGGACGGCCGGGCGACATCGCGGCGTTGGAGCGGGAACTGGCCGGACAGCGCATCCATTACCGGAAGGTTGCTGCGACGAGGGCCGGACACAGCGCCCTCATGGATCCCATCCTTGACGAATTCCGGGCGGCTCTTGCTTCCATCAAGTTGCGCGCGCCGCGCGTTCCGGTCCTGTCCAACGTGTCGGGCTCATGGCTTTCGGAGGAAGACGCCACCAGCCCCGATTACTGGACGGCTCACATTCGCAGGCCGGTGCGCTTCTGTGAAAACATCTCCGCAATTCTGAAAGACAAGAACGCCGTGCTGCTTGAGGTCGGTCCAGGGAAGGCCCTCGGCACGCTGGCAAAACGTCATGCCGACCTGAACGGGCAGGGTATCGTCTTTTCCATGCGCGACGCCGGGCAGGATATTGAAGAAGGCAGGGCGTTGAGCGCCGCCTACGGCGCGCTGTTTCTGAACGGGGTGAATCCCGGCTGGTATGCGGGCGAGCAGGGTGGCGGCAGACGGATTCCTCTCCCGACCTACCCCTTTCAGAGGCAGCGCCACTGGGCCGAACGGGCCGACGCCCGCGCGCAGGGCAAGCGGGGCGGGGCGCTGGCCTCCATGATGGGCAAGCTGATGGAAAAGCGGGGGGACATCGGAACGTGGTTTGTCCTTCCCCAGTGGGAACAGTCCTTCGACCTGCGGAGTCTTGACCCTGCACCTGCCGAAAAGCGGCGCTTTCTCTTGTTGGCGGATCGTTGCGGCGTGTCGGGAGCTCTGGCCCGGCGGCTGTGCGAGATAGGCCATGAGGCGGCTCTAGCCGAGGCGGGGGCGGCCTATGGGAAAGATTCTTCCGGAATATTTTTCATCCGCCCCGGTGAGGAGGGGGATTACAAGCGACTTTTGCAGGATCTGAGTGCGCAGGGTTATGAGCCCGATTTCATCGTCCACGCGTGGAGCGTAACGGAGGACGGAGAAGGCTCCGGCCTTGAGTTCTGCGATGAACTGACCGCACGCGGCTACCAGAGCGTCATCTATCTGGTGCGCGCCCTGTCGGCGCTCGGGCTGGACAATCGTCCGGTCGGTCTAGCCGTCCTGTCCAGCGGTCTTTACAGTGTGACGGGCGGTGAAACGCTTTCACCCGAAAAGGCCCCTGTGCTCGGCCCATGCCGCGTTATTCCCAATGAATACCTGAACATCCAGTCGCGCAATATTGATATCGACACTCCGAAGGCGGGAGTTCCTCTCCATCCTGCGCTGCTGGACGCCATCATCCGCGATGTGACGGCGCTGCGCGACGTGCTGGAGGGCGAGGTCGACGCAGCGGGTTTCGCGGGGACGGTCGTTTATCGCGGACGCCGCCGCTGGGAACAGCGTTTCGCGCACGTGCCGCTGCCCTCCGCCCCGGTAGCGGAAAAAGCGGCCATCCGTCGGGGCGGAGTCTACATGATCACCGGCGGTTTCGGCGGTGTGGCCTTCGAGCTTTCCCGGTATCTTGTGGAAGGATGGGGCGCCCGGTTGGTGTTGATCGGCAGAACGCCGCTTCCGCCGCGCGAGGAATGGGACGCATGGCTGTCTGACCATCCCGGAGACGACGCCGTATCGGAGCGCATCGTCAAGATGCGAACACTGGAGACGATGGGCGCGGAATGCCTCATGTTTGCGGCGGATGTCGCCGATTTGGATCAGATGCTTGCCGTCCGTGACGCCGTGCTCGAACGGTTCGGAGAGATCAACGGCGTGTTTCACGCGGCCTCGACTGTTTCTTCCAGCATGATTCAGGTTCAGACCGACGAGCGCGCTCAGGCCGTGATCCGGACCAAGGTGCACGGTACGCTGGTACTGGAAAAGGTACTGGAAAAGGCGAACCCCGATTTCCTCATGCTGTTCTCCTCGCTGTGCTCCTATACGGCTCCGCTGGGCTTCACGGATTACTCGGCGGCCTGCTGCTTCATGGACCTTCACGCTCAGGCCGTGAACGGACGGCTTCCGTACCGCGTTGTATCCGTCAACTGGGGCTACTGGGAAGGCATCGGCATCGGAACGGTACTCCTGCCCAAGATGATGGAAACCGTGGGCGAAGATGTGGCCACGCATGGCATCCTCGCCAGGGAGGGCATGGAATGCATAAGCCGCATCCTCGCGCTTCCCGACGCGCAGGTCATGGTTTCGACCTCTGATTATCCCGCCCTTGTGGAAGAATTGCAGCGGAACGCCAAGAACGTCCTGAAAAACTATGCGGCGTTTCAGGCCAAGGCCAAGGTCGCCAAACGGCCGCAGCTCGCTGTACCCTACCGGGCTCCGGAAACGGTCGTGGAGCAGGTGATTGCCGCCGTGTGGCAGGAAATTCTCGGCTTCGACTCCGTGGGGATCGACGACGCCTTCATCGAACTCGGAGGTGATTCCCTGCACGCCATTCCGATGGTCAGCCGGCTGGAAAGCATCTTTCATACCAAGGTGCCCATTCGCTCGCTGGTAACGGAGAACACAGTGAGCAAACTGGCGGCGTTTCTGATCGGCACGGAAAAGAAGCCCGGACAGACGGTCAGAATCGCCGAGCTGTTCATCAAAATCAAAACGATGTCCGCCGATGAGGTCAAAGCCATGCTTTCCCGGAAGGGATAG
- a CDS encoding non-ribosomal peptide synthetase, with product MSYDASLLPGGSSLSEEQESLLALFLEKDDFAIENVEKNPVITLRPEDRYRPFPLTDIQLAYMIGRDNTSLGASNVSSHVYFEMDTVDLDFERYQNAWRKFVDRHDMMRSVIFKTGQQMVLEHTPPFEVKYFDLRGETEARKQEILGEIREELRQKIKPVDVWPMYDIYLSRIDERKYRMHVSLEGLNADVLSFQTMMVQVQNFYNNPDLELPPLELTFRDYVLSLAERRNMDSYRQAQTYWRERIPTLSPGPRMPVLSENAVGVPVSKPMDGQLSPEKWTRLKDYGTRIGLSPTSILLAAFSEVLRRWNSEKNFCLNLTLFNRLPLHPQIDEVVGDFTDTLLLEVCDDPGATFEQRAIALRDRLWDDLDNRQFGGVDVLRELNRFRSASEQQYLPVVFTSTFLIGDYGDSLEGMLFDGNPVEKVFTSSQTPQLLLDHQVYESAGWLRIHWDVRAEYFHEGYLESMLDAYVDLLDRLAGDESLWSRKDVVVLPAEQLEQREAYNRTAGEVSSEYMHTLFARSACNAPDREAIAAPGISLTYAGLAGRVATVAGELDGRVKPNELVAVVMEKGWEQAVAVLGVLYAGAAYLPLDPAMPRQRMEFILRDAGVRFVLTQSRLTRALEWMDGLSLLAVDTLAEGNGADLWNRRPVQKQTDLAYVIYTSGSTGTPKGVMIGHRAAVNTLVDINTRFRIGPDDRVIALANLGFDLSVWDIFGTLAAGGTIVFPDAAQIREPGHWLDLVQRERVTVWNTVPAMMKMLIEYKSALQGVQKGTLRLVLLSGDWLPLDLPDQIRGHYDAEVVSLGGATEASIWSILYPIGRVDPKWESIPYGYPMLNQQFHVLNDELRPCPDYVSGHLYIGGEGLSDGYWHDPENTAKSFITHPVTGERLYRTGDIGYFHPDGHIVLLGREDNQLKINGFRVELGEIEHAMLQHPDIREAVVQPFGDKKNPRLAAYFTARGNDALHTRKVVEWRDAEDMWKRIAAVDSGIAGIAENTRRQGLEKNLGPGSELYDAGVQASLYELGVYRQEGEVHAVDEILRITGIRPRYERWLIRALLSLEEKGLLVREGEAFRLVKPFQFTTADEVQARFAGQGVGFLASKAKGMVDLLLERTHSAEIYASDKIKGLYGTVFRYSYQIVRDAISLMAQDHPLDILEVGGGHGGATTVVMQVLPDNTASFCFTDISRYFLQNAEDKFGKHPFFKCRLFDLDEEIVSQGFAPHSYDVIIAASVLHDVKRIAPSLARLRSLLKPGGVLFAIEQTLFFKAHDLTMGLQQGFDVFEDTELRPLHPLLSGDQWEEQFRLAGFDNVHQCRTVDGAEQNVILAQAPLQAWQFEPQLLEAFLKERVPGYMVPSVFVELDAMPRNRSGKIDRQELPRPEAEAGTVKPVRIPETETQKRLAELWASTLQIDAPGLDDSFFELGGDSLLATVLITRIHEAFKVELGVQELYTLNSLKEMAEYIDMPRHQNKILLPLQESGKDNVILGIAEGRSRVELFADFARLYKDEADFYGCILRGKDGREEPLRTVEEIAAYFVEEILRVRPKARLTIVGFCVGGMIGYEMAVQLQRRGVEVKHLVAVDTGAPGAAFSHKLSLLFMYLGTYFLPTNIYSGLEKDPVLRVLKQPDVVEDAIRLEDLMAMSLDECVEAIYRYVTGKKLLEDVTLEEFAHEYKLFEATVGSAKTYSPSPYKGTLKYFFATDLLQGIPDPRPFWRTMPASEVKIFDVPGNHFDCILGDNAHNIADHIGSVK from the coding sequence ATGTCGTACGACGCCTCATTGCTCCCCGGAGGCAGCAGCCTCTCCGAAGAGCAGGAATCCCTTCTGGCACTGTTCCTGGAGAAGGACGACTTCGCCATCGAGAACGTGGAGAAAAATCCGGTTATCACGTTGCGGCCCGAAGACCGGTACAGGCCTTTTCCGCTGACGGATATCCAGCTCGCCTACATGATCGGCCGCGACAACACCTCGCTGGGGGCGAGCAACGTTTCAAGCCACGTCTATTTCGAAATGGATACGGTGGACCTCGACTTCGAGCGTTACCAGAACGCATGGCGCAAGTTCGTCGATCGTCACGACATGATGCGCAGCGTCATTTTCAAGACCGGCCAGCAGATGGTTCTGGAGCATACGCCGCCCTTTGAGGTCAAATACTTTGACCTGCGTGGTGAAACCGAAGCACGGAAGCAGGAGATTCTCGGTGAGATCCGAGAAGAACTGCGCCAGAAGATCAAGCCCGTGGACGTCTGGCCGATGTACGACATCTACCTGTCCCGAATCGACGAGCGCAAATACCGCATGCATGTCAGCCTGGAAGGCCTGAATGCCGACGTTTTGAGCTTTCAGACGATGATGGTGCAGGTGCAGAATTTCTACAACAATCCGGACCTGGAACTGCCGCCGCTGGAGCTCACCTTCCGCGACTACGTGCTCTCGTTGGCGGAACGCCGCAACATGGATTCCTACAGGCAGGCCCAGACTTACTGGAGGGAGCGTATCCCTACGCTATCCCCCGGTCCGCGCATGCCTGTACTGAGCGAAAACGCCGTGGGCGTCCCCGTGAGCAAACCCATGGACGGACAGCTGTCTCCGGAAAAATGGACCAGACTCAAGGACTACGGCACCAGGATCGGCCTTTCCCCCACGAGTATCCTGCTCGCGGCCTTCTCCGAGGTGCTGCGCCGCTGGAACTCGGAAAAGAATTTCTGCCTGAATCTGACCCTGTTCAACCGGTTGCCGCTGCACCCGCAGATCGACGAGGTCGTCGGCGACTTCACCGATACCCTGCTTCTGGAAGTATGCGATGACCCCGGAGCGACTTTCGAGCAGCGGGCCATCGCCCTCCGCGATCGTCTGTGGGACGATCTGGATAACCGGCAGTTCGGCGGCGTGGACGTCCTGCGTGAACTCAACCGTTTCCGTTCAGCCAGTGAGCAGCAGTATCTGCCTGTGGTCTTCACCAGCACGTTTCTCATCGGCGACTACGGGGACAGCCTCGAAGGCATGCTGTTCGACGGTAATCCGGTGGAAAAGGTGTTTACCTCCAGCCAGACGCCCCAGCTGCTTCTCGATCATCAGGTCTACGAGTCCGCCGGGTGGCTGCGTATTCACTGGGATGTGCGCGCGGAGTATTTTCACGAAGGATATCTGGAAAGCATGCTCGACGCGTATGTCGATCTGCTGGATCGCCTGGCTGGCGACGAATCGCTCTGGAGCCGGAAGGATGTCGTGGTTCTGCCCGCAGAACAGCTCGAACAGCGCGAAGCCTATAACCGCACGGCGGGGGAAGTTTCTTCCGAGTACATGCACACGCTGTTCGCCCGCAGTGCGTGCAACGCCCCGGATCGGGAGGCTATTGCGGCTCCGGGCATAAGCCTGACCTATGCCGGACTGGCCGGACGTGTCGCAACAGTTGCCGGGGAACTGGACGGTCGGGTGAAGCCCAACGAGCTGGTGGCCGTGGTCATGGAGAAAGGGTGGGAACAGGCCGTCGCCGTGCTTGGCGTTCTGTACGCCGGTGCGGCCTATTTGCCTCTTGATCCCGCCATGCCCCGTCAGCGCATGGAGTTCATCCTCCGGGATGCCGGGGTGCGCTTTGTCCTGACGCAGTCCCGCCTGACGCGGGCGCTGGAATGGATGGACGGCCTGTCCCTGCTCGCCGTGGACACGCTGGCCGAAGGCAATGGGGCTGATCTGTGGAACCGCAGGCCAGTGCAGAAGCAGACCGATCTGGCCTACGTCATCTATACGTCCGGTTCCACGGGCACGCCCAAAGGGGTCATGATCGGCCACCGGGCCGCCGTCAACACACTCGTGGACATCAACACCCGCTTCCGCATTGGGCCCGACGACAGGGTCATCGCCCTCGCCAATCTGGGCTTTGATCTGTCTGTGTGGGATATCTTCGGAACGCTGGCCGCGGGCGGCACCATCGTGTTCCCCGATGCCGCGCAGATCAGGGAGCCGGGACACTGGCTCGATCTCGTCCAGCGCGAGCGGGTGACCGTCTGGAATACTGTCCCGGCCATGATGAAGATGCTCATCGAATACAAGAGTGCCCTGCAGGGAGTGCAAAAAGGCACGCTGCGTCTGGTCCTGCTTTCCGGCGACTGGCTGCCGCTGGATCTGCCGGACCAGATCCGCGGGCATTACGACGCCGAAGTCGTCAGCCTGGGCGGCGCGACGGAAGCCTCCATCTGGTCGATTCTTTACCCGATCGGCAGGGTCGATCCGAAATGGGAGAGCATCCCCTACGGCTATCCCATGCTGAATCAGCAGTTCCATGTTCTGAACGACGAGCTCAGGCCGTGCCCGGACTACGTGTCCGGCCACCTGTACATCGGCGGAGAGGGACTGTCCGACGGATATTGGCACGATCCCGAAAACACCGCGAAATCCTTCATCACTCATCCCGTCACCGGAGAACGTCTCTACCGCACTGGCGACATAGGCTACTTTCACCCCGATGGTCACATCGTGCTGCTCGGGCGCGAGGATAATCAGCTCAAGATCAACGGATTCCGCGTGGAGCTCGGCGAAATCGAACACGCCATGCTCCAGCATCCCGATATCCGCGAAGCCGTCGTCCAGCCGTTCGGGGACAAGAAGAACCCCCGTCTTGCGGCCTATTTTACAGCCAGAGGCAATGACGCCTTGCATACCCGGAAAGTTGTTGAATGGCGGGATGCCGAAGACATGTGGAAGCGAATCGCCGCCGTGGATTCGGGCATTGCGGGCATCGCCGAAAATACGCGCCGTCAGGGTCTCGAAAAGAACCTGGGACCGGGCAGCGAGCTTTACGACGCAGGAGTTCAGGCGTCGCTGTACGAACTCGGCGTGTACAGACAGGAGGGGGAGGTTCACGCCGTTGACGAGATTCTGCGTATCACCGGCATCCGCCCCCGGTACGAACGCTGGCTCATACGGGCCTTGCTGAGTCTTGAGGAAAAGGGACTGCTCGTCCGCGAAGGCGAGGCATTCCGCCTTGTGAAGCCATTCCAGTTCACGACTGCCGATGAGGTACAGGCGCGTTTTGCCGGACAGGGGGTGGGGTTTCTCGCCTCGAAAGCGAAAGGCATGGTCGATCTGCTTCTGGAACGCACGCATTCCGCGGAAATCTACGCCTCCGACAAGATCAAGGGGCTCTACGGCACGGTGTTCCGCTACTCCTACCAGATTGTCCGTGACGCCATCTCTCTCATGGCTCAGGATCATCCGCTGGACATTCTGGAAGTCGGCGGCGGACACGGCGGAGCGACCACTGTGGTCATGCAGGTGCTTCCGGACAACACGGCCAGCTTCTGCTTCACGGATATCTCGCGCTACTTTCTGCAGAACGCCGAAGACAAGTTCGGGAAGCATCCATTCTTCAAATGCCGGCTCTTCGATCTGGACGAGGAGATCGTGAGTCAGGGTTTCGCACCGCACTCCTATGACGTGATCATTGCGGCCAGCGTGTTGCACGACGTGAAGCGGATTGCCCCCAGCCTCGCCAGATTGCGTTCCCTGCTCAAGCCTGGCGGCGTGCTGTTCGCCATCGAGCAGACGCTGTTCTTCAAAGCGCACGATCTGACCATGGGCCTGCAGCAGGGCTTCGACGTCTTCGAAGATACGGAACTGCGCCCGTTGCATCCTTTGCTCAGCGGCGATCAGTGGGAAGAGCAGTTCAGGCTCGCCGGTTTCGATAACGTCCACCAGTGCAGGACTGTCGACGGTGCGGAGCAGAACGTCATTCTTGCCCAGGCTCCTCTGCAGGCTTGGCAGTTTGAGCCGCAGCTTCTCGAAGCCTTCCTGAAGGAGCGTGTGCCCGGCTACATGGTGCCGTCTGTATTCGTGGAACTGGATGCGATGCCGCGCAACCGTTCCGGGAAAATCGACCGCCAGGAGCTGCCCCGGCCGGAAGCCGAAGCGGGTACCGTCAAGCCTGTCCGCATTCCGGAGACGGAGACGCAAAAACGCCTCGCGGAGCTGTGGGCTTCCACTCTTCAGATCGACGCGCCCGGTCTCGACGACAGTTTTTTCGAGCTGGGGGGCGATTCACTGCTGGCGACGGTTCTCATCACCAGAATCCACGAAGCGTTCAAGGTGGAGCTGGGGGTGCAGGAACTCTATACGCTCAACAGCCTGAAGGAGATGGCGGAATACATCGACATGCCCCGCCACCAGAACAAGATTCTGCTGCCGCTTCAGGAGTCCGGCAAGGACAACGTGATCCTTGGCATCGCCGAAGGCCGTAGCCGCGTGGAGCTGTTTGCCGACTTCGCCCGGCTCTATAAGGACGAAGCCGATTTCTACGGCTGCATTCTTCGCGGCAAGGACGGCCGGGAGGAGCCCCTGCGCACTGTGGAGGAAATCGCGGCGTATTTTGTGGAGGAGATCTTGCGCGTGCGTCCGAAGGCCAGGCTGACCATCGTCGGATTCTGCGTGGGTGGCATGATCGGCTATGAAATGGCCGTACAGCTCCAGCGGCGCGGCGTGGAAGTGAAGCATCTCGTGGCCGTCGATACCGGCGCGCCCGGAGCGGCCTTCTCGCATAAACTGAGCCTCCTGTTCATGTATCTGGGTACCTATTTCCTGCCGACAAATATCTACTCGGGTCTGGAGAAGGATCCCGTTCTCCGCGTCCTGAAGCAGCCCGATGTCGTGGAAGACGCCATCCGGCTGGAAGATCTGATGGCCATGAGTCTGGATGAGTGCGTGGAGGCCATCTACCGCTACGTCACCGGGAAAAAGCTCCTCGAAGATGTGACGCTGGAGGAATTCGCCCACGAGTACAAACTCTTTGAAGCCACCGTGGGCTCGGCGAAGACCTACAGCCCGTCCCCGTACAAGGGCACGCTCAAGTATTTCTTCGCGACGGATCTCCTGCAGGGGATACCCGATCCCCGGCCCTTCTGGAGGACCATGCCCGCTTCGGAGGTAAAGATCTTCGACGTTCCGGGGAATCACTTCGACTGCATTCTGGGTGACAACGCCCACAATATCGCCGACCACATCGGATCGGTGAAGTAA